A single window of Hemicordylus capensis ecotype Gifberg chromosome 15, rHemCap1.1.pri, whole genome shotgun sequence DNA harbors:
- the CLDN5 gene encoding claudin-5, whose translation MSLAAVEILGLTLAILGWSGSILVTVLPSWQVSAHIEGNIVVAQTSWRGLWMNCVVQSTGQMQCKVHDSVLALHAELQAGRTLMVLGVLLGLAALLVTVVGAQCTVCLSGSGGAKAWVARAGGALFLLCGLLVLIPPSWFAHIVITTFHDPNIHAGQKMELGPALYLGWACAALLFIGGALIVASARKLDAAAASAFPVKYSAPRRPGAASVSGGAAATANGDYDKKNYV comes from the coding sequence ATGTCTCTGGCCGCCGTGGAGATCCTGGGCTTGACGCTGGCCATCCTGGGCTGGTCGGGCTCCATCCTGGTGACGGTGCTGCCCTCGTGGCAGGTGTCGGCGCACATCGAGGGCAACATCGTGGTGGCGCAGACCAGCTGGCGGGGCCTGTGGATGAACTGCGTGGTGCAGAGCACCGGGCAGATGCAGTGCAAGGTGCACGACTCGGTGCTGGCCCTCCACGCCGAGCTGCAAGCCGGGCGGACGCTGATGGTGCTGGGCGTGCTGCTGGGGCTGGCGGCGCTGCTGGTGACCGTGGTGGGCGCCCAGTGCACCGTCTGCCTgagcggcagcggcggcgccAAGGCGTGGGTGGCCCGGGCCGGCGGCGCCCTCTTCTTGCTCTGCGGCCTGCTGGTGCTGATCCCGCCCAGCTGGTTCGCCCACATCGTCATCACCACCTTCCACGACCCCAACATCCACGCCGGCCAGAAGATGGAGCTGGGCCCGGCGCTCTACCTGGGCTGGGCTTGCGCCGCCCTCCTCTTCATCGGGGGCGCGCTCATCGTCGCCTCGGCCCGCAAGCtggacgccgccgccgcctccgccttcCCGGTCAAGTACTCGGCGCCCAGGCGGCCGGGGGCGGCCTCCGTCTCCGGCGGcgccgctgccaccgccaacGGGGACTACGACAAGAAGAACTACGTCTGA